In Ostrea edulis chromosome 6, xbOstEdul1.1, whole genome shotgun sequence, a single window of DNA contains:
- the LOC125667767 gene encoding uncharacterized protein LOC125667767: MGCCDDSSILSRVATVVIIVSFACCTIAIFTPYWSNLEANGSVNYTGLFYTCTNDISNCFNIDNVLSIYQGTSYYDDFIATLSLQIVGWVGVLVAMVVMIVFSSCVPNKILGWVAVIFMLIGGLCITISLIIYGASLTDLYNSLLNWSFGLDVAGAALALTAAVLMIVNSCIIP; encoded by the exons ATGGGCTGTTGTGATGACTCTTCCATTTTGTCCAGAGTGGCCACAGTGGTCATCATCGTGTCTTTTGCCTGTTGCACGATTGCCATTTTTACACCCTATTGGTCAAATCTAGAGGCGAATGGCAGTGTGAACTACACGGGATTGTTTTACACCTGTACAAATGATATTTCCAACTGCTTCAACATAGACAACGTGCTCTCCATCTACCAAGGAACCA gTTACTATGACGATTTCATAGCCACTCTGTCCCTGCAGATTGTGGGCTGGGTTGGCGTCCTGGTTGCCATGGTAGTTATGATTGTTTTCTCCTCTTGTGTACCCAACAAAATCCTCGGCTGGGTGGCTGTCATATTCATGTTGATCGGAG gtTTATGTATTACGATCAGCCTGATTATCTATGGAGCCTCCCTGACCGATCTCTACAACTCCCTCCTAAACTGGTCCTTTGGTCTGGACGTAGCTGGCGCGGCCCTGGCGCTCACCGCCGCGGTCCTAATGATCGTCAACAGTTGCATCATACCGTAG
- the LOC125646758 gene encoding ubiquinol-cytochrome-c reductase complex assembly factor 1-like — translation MSRCVLTRCYHCFTKSMLPRNESIAEKLCRKVRTRSIFHLPVCSEAKLQPVTTYGNSRAPANSVLLVQHRQMSDKTEEKPPPPSSFLSKLLDNVKAFMTRSEIETTMPIQHLQVGGTLLVLAISDYVSYEEFFEVTNLEDNFYSFYKVLELHLWMVLQRLQRDGNDGIVAGMALVNAMWKDLEPRVKLAGAQMKQRNDGFHYLHNHLQSAMLVYDEALLDGSDMELAHALWLNIYDGKDCDPRCLEFMVDYTRKQMNYLHSIDSKVLLGGQQVSFLPIELDEEMQRKSEEREYKIPRYTRKLDFKV, via the exons ATGTCTCGTTGCGTTTTAACGAGATGTTACCATTGTTTTACTAAATCGATGCTGCCTAGGAATGAATCGATTGCTGAGAAGTTGTGCAGAAAA GTAAGGACTAGGTCCATTTTCCACTTACCAGTGTGCAGTGAAGCAAAACTTCAGCCTGTCACCACATATGGAAATTCTAGAGCTCCAGCAAATTCAGTGCTATTG GTGCAGCACCGACAGATGTCTGACAAAACAGAGGAGAAGCCTCCACCACCTTCCTCCTTCTTAAGTAAACTGTTAGACAATGTAAAGGCATTCATGACCAGGTCAGAGATAGAGACCACCATGCCAATACAG cATTTACAAGTGGGAGGCACACTATTGGTCTTGGCAATCTCAGACTATGTTTCCTATGAAGAGTTCTTTGAGG TTACCAATTTAGAAGAcaatttttattctttctaCAAAGTACTAGAACTTCACCTTTG gATGGTGCTCCAGCGTTTACAGCGAGATGGTAATGACGGTATCGTGGCAGGAATGGCTCTCGTAAATGCCATGTGGAAAGACCTGGAGCCACGTGTCAAGCTGGCAGGG GCCCAGATGAAACAGAGAAATGATGGCTTTCATTATCTCCACAATCATTTGCAGTCAGCCATGCTTGTGTATGATGAG GCTTTACTAGACGGATCAGACATGGAATTAGCTCACGCTTTGTGGTTAAATATTTACGACGGTAAAGATTGCGACCCTCGGTGTTTAGAGTTCATGGTGGATTACACAAGAAAACAG ATGAACTACCTCCACTCCATCGACAGTAAAGTTCTCCTTGGAGGACAACAAGTTTCCTTTTTACCCATAGAGCTGGACGAAGAGATGCAGAGGAAGTCCGA GGAGAGAGAATACAAGATtcctagatataccagaaagCTTGATTTTAAAGTGTAA